Below is a genomic region from Drosophila albomicans strain 15112-1751.03 chromosome 2R, ASM965048v2, whole genome shotgun sequence.
aattcattaaactttttcttaacaaattgaaaatgaaaatttagttcaatttaacaaaactaaaactcgacaaatattacaaattttaaatttttgaaataatcaataaataaaatcggTTTGTccaattgtattaaaaatacaagtttacacaacaaaaatttagaaactattttaaaaattggaaaaagaaaatttttgttttacaaattaaaaatattttaaccGAACAtgagtattttatatttaaataaaaatttaaaaaaaaatattgttgtaaataatttccatttccaaatgataaaaatataaatttacatttactaTAATTGCTATTAATTTTCGAAATATGttcaataattttgcattaatatttttaaaaactaaaaataattatgattcCGTGCCTGGATTGATGTTAACTTTCTGCAGAACCTGAAAACTGAGCATATTGGACGCCTGGTCATCTATGCGCCGGTTGTCAGCAGCTCGATGTATGTGATCAACGATCTGGAGTTGGTGCATGGCATCGCTGTGCTGCCACTGCAGCAGACTGCAGGCGTGGGTCGCAGCAACAATCAGGTAACTATATTAAAGATTCGTTAAATGAGTtgtgtaataataaatttgattttctttcgCATTTAGTGGCTTAGTCCTTTGGGTTGCGCCATGTTCTCCACACAACTGCACATTGCTACAGATTCGCCATTGGGGAGCCGACTGCCTTTGATACAACACATTATTGGAGCCGCTATTGTGAACACTCTACGAAGCCATCCACAATATAAGGTAAGTGCTAAACCTATCCCATTTTGTATCCAGAAAACTTTAAAGCACACTTGCAATAATGGCTCTACACATTTCTGTATCATAAGTTCTTTTGTGGTCTACTTAACATTTAGGTGACtatcctaaaaaaaaattcaacagaATATTTGCAATGATGTTTCTACACATTTATCATAAGATCTTTTGTAGTCTTCATAAcactcataaatatttcaacattgATATACACAGTTTGTATATCAGTTGTAGTTTtgtaaaacacattttgaaatCCGGTGtgttatttaaaacaaattatttcataaGAAGTTAATGCATATTTCGTTGCGTGTAAgagtatttttgtgttatagTATTTCAAGtcatattgtatttatgattcaGTAGTGGTAGCAGTAGATAGAAGAAGTAGTGTCTGAATCGATAGTAGTCGAATGCGAAGCGATAGTAGtgtatatcgatagtaaaagGATTTGGATTGATAGGAGAAACAGCAGTAGAAGGCTATGAATATGGaaagcaaatttcaatttgcagaaattgcattaattttgaTGGCCAATAAAAAAGATTGCATGGAATAGCAGCTATGTTTAGtgatagtttttattttgacaattgttcgtatagtatatatatatatatatattttttgttttgtttattttttgcatcAACTCGTTTGctaatatatacttataatttacaatacacaatttaatatacacctgtatacacatgcatatatgtatacgatatactatatatatatttgtttatatttagatatataGAGCTTTGCTTACacataattaacaattttaaaattgctcACCTGATTTACGTTTACATTTAGATTTGCCACAGTGCttgcttttcatttatgtatgtttctctgtttgtctgtctgtctgtccgtctgtctatgtatatattatgcattttctcaagttttctttttgttctctttaaacatacatatttcaacGTTGTCTTTTCATTATGctttgtgtttaatttaacatttgatttgcatacatatgtaattttaaaaattaaaattaaatatacatatttcttttttacaaTGCATTTGTAAATTGCTAGAATTTTGGATATATTCGTATTATATTTACAGTAATCgctttgttttcgtttttgcacATTTGAACTTTGCTTTGAGAGTCGTCGAGTTGCGTACATGCTACATACATAGTGGGGGGTGAAATGGGGATGGGGGGTGAGCTTTGCTCTGCGTCGCTTTCTTACTtcacatttgacattttgcaCGCACACCGTTTACATGATGAGTtttgcctctgtgtgtgtgtgtgtgtgtaagtgcaGCTTACATTTACATAGAACATGGAATTGTGCTAATTAGAAACTGTgcctgtgtgagtgtgagtgtgcttaGAAGACAGACTCTGCAGAACGCGAGAGATTGACGGGATGCGATGGACTGCGCGCCAAACGtttctttggcaaatgctcaAGCATTGAGAGTAGACGTGCAAAATCCGGTCGCTGCTCCTTGTCGTATGCCCAGCACAGCATCAGCAGATCCTTGACATCTCGCCCCGACTGCAGATTGGCCAGAGATTGCTTCATGCCGCGTCCCACCTGCCAAATCACCGATTCCGCCGGCTGATCCTTGAACGTGAACTCGCCGCAAATGAGCTCATACCAAACGGTACCAAACGAGAAGACATCCGAATAGCAGGTGAACTCCAGGCACTCGCCACGCGGCTTGGACGGCTGCAGAGCGCGTATCAATTCTGGCGCCAGGTAGCACAACCAGTTCTGGGGCACACCCAATCCCATATCACAGTACAGCAGCTTTGTCGAGCTAAACAGTCCAAAATCCGTGATGATCACCTTGCCGTTCTCAATGAAGATGTTCTTCGTGCGCAAGTCCTTATGTATGATGTCACGCGCATGCAAATAGCCCATTCCCTGGGCAATCTGCTGGGCAATCAACAGGGTGCGATTCATGGCAAACTTTTCCCGTCGCTGATGTATGTACGTGTAGAGTGTGTTGCCCTTGCACAGCGACGTGACAATGGCCAGATGCGGCGGATTCATGCAGGCGCCCATAAAAAGCACCAGATTCTCGTGGCGAGTCTTCTTGAAATTGGTCACCTCATTGCGAAACGAGTCTAACATATGCTCATCCTGCAGATAGTCTTCATTGAGCAGCTTGACGGCCACATCGCCGTGCCAAAGCGCACGATGCACGGTGCCAAAGCGCCCTTGGCCAATGCGTTCGAGTAAATGCAGATCCCCATATGGTATGTCCCATTCCTTGAGCGATATCGAATTCTGTCGCCACTGTCCCGAATCGCCATCCTCGGTGGAATCCAGACGCACTGGCGTACGATCCGAATCAGTGCTAGCGCTTCCCGACAACGACACCGTCTTGTCGCTATCGTTGGACTTGTGGGTGTCGCTGTATTCGCTGGTGAAGGGAATCCGCTTGTCCACGCCCGCATTGCTTAGTTTGCGTGGAAAGAAACTGCCGCTGTTGACCAAGCTGCCCGTGTAGGTGAcactgccgctgctgctcaCATTCGACACCTGCGAGACTGTGGAGTGTGTGGATACTTGACTGCCGGTTAGTGAATGAATGTGTCCGTTGttcgagctgctgctgttgttgctgcaactgttgctgttgctgttactgttgttattgctgttgccgtgaccgtgactgtgactgttgctgctgttgctaccactgtggttgctgctgttgctgttcgcaTTGTGAGCGCTGttagtattgttgttgccattggtCAGTGATtcgctggcaacaacaacacccacCGCTGTCGTCTCATTGGAGATAAGCGTTTGTGAAGCATTGCtcgcgttgctgttgcacgcATTGCTGCTCGTAATGGTCACGTTGGGGAAGTTGAATTGACtatgcggctgctgttgttgttgtggatgttgctgctgtgttggcAGTGCTGGCAATGGCTTCGGATGGCAGCCAGTTGGCGTCGACACCAGCaactgttgatgctgctgctgctgttgttgctggaacAGTGCTGGACTGCTAGGTGTGGAGCTTGTGCAGCTGGAGCTGGGCGAGCTACTGTCGCCGTGCTGTTGCAActgatgttgctgcaactgttgtggCTTGCCCAGTGTGTTCTTCCTCAGCACCGGCGACGCCTTGCTATTGCCAGCCACACCCAGTTGCGTTGCATCCCAACGGCCGCCCACCTGCGTCTGTCGAAACTCGTGCACATATTCCGGTGGCAAACCGCACGATGGCGGCACATGAGGGGCGCAGGATTTGTGGCAAATGTACTTGCAATCGATGCACCTGAGACCATGGCTCAGCATCTGTTTCTGGCACAACTTGCAGGTGGCCATGAAGCAAAACCATTTGCTGAAACGATGCTTGATCGTGTGTCCCATGCCCACGTGAGCAACACCCGGTGACGGTGGCACCAGCAACACATTGCTGCTACTGTTCACCGAGTCCACATAGATGTCCGTGGAGCTGGTCGAACTGTGACTATCGGGACTGGGATCTGTGGGCAGGCGATTGCGTGGCGGACGTGGCGGTTGCTCtgcgccgctgctgctgccgcccacgatgctgctgctgtccgaGGCGCTGCTTGTGGTGTGTTGCATCAGCAGCGTTTGATGTTTCTTCGCAGGCGGTGGCGTGCCCACATTTGTtgacgctgctgttgcaccaGCTGATGTGGCAGAGCTGCGTGTGCGCTGCGGAGTGCCACTTGCAGAGGCGGTGCCGGAGGCGTGGCTCGGCGTAAAGGGCGAGTTGGGTGGCGATGGCGTCAACGTTAAGGTCAACTGTGAACCAGTcagtggctgctgttgctgttgttgttgctgctgctgcgtcacCTTGGCTGCCTTCAGATTGCTATGCGGATGCTGTCGATGATGCGCACGCGGCGATGATGTGCTCAGTGCACCGCCCAGGCCAATGTTGCCAATGCTGCCGCGATGATGCATGTGATGCGTTGGCGCCGCATGCGGTCGATCCCAAGAGTCCCAATGCCATTGCTCCGGGTCCACGTTCCCACTTGGGGAACTCTCAATAGTCTCCATGCATTTGCGTAGATTGTGCAGCGCTTTGGTTAGACGACGCATCTCCTCGTCCAATTGATGACTGGGATTATTGGCGAGCAGCTGTTTCAGTTCTTCGTCGCTTAGCTGCAAGGTCTCCTCCAGCGTTGTCAGTCGACTTAAACACGACGCTAGCGACTCGGGACTCAAGCCCACAACACGCAACCATTGCCTCAGCTCACTGCTGCCCGTCGCCTGATGATGGGGCAGCAAACCGTTGGCGGGTATACGTTCGTTGAGCCGTGTTTTGGTCAACAGCAGCTCGGAGAAGTAGCGCACCAGCTTGGACTCCAGGCAGCGTATCTCCTGTTGTGTGAGCGTGGCTGTTGTCGAACATTGCGTGCGCAATCCTTCCAGATGGTTGGCCGACAGCTCAATCATATCCTGTATGATGATAAGATTGCTTTCactcgtcgtcgttgttgaattgttgttgctgctgctgctgctgactgacGACGCAGTCAGCTGGGCGGCGGCGGCGCTGCTactcatttttgttgtgtcgCCCGCCCGCGCGCCCCTTTTACAGCAGCattaagaaaaaagaaaaactgattGATTTTTTCAGACGCGTTTTTATTATCAGCGTTTGTTATTTCCTCCTCCATCACATTCGACACCACACATTCTGTCGCACTTTTTGCTTTCAGCTtaaacacacatatgcacacacacacagttgtaGTTTAAATGCGAATAGCTTGCAAGCTTCCGCTTTGCtaaaccgaaaaaaaacgcgataatttttatagttcttcgtttcgtttggttttctattttttttgggggggcaGACAGAACGGGTGCTCGCtcgttgtgttgttgctgcacgCACGGAATTTCTCTACACCCAAGTAGTAGAGCTGCTAAGTTATCGTCGGAGTTATCGATATGTATATGTCACAGCTATCGAGTGTACAAGCCCTCCAATTAATCACTTTGCCTTcttatacttaatttattactaATTACCAACAAtagaataattgtaataatgtatttgtttttttgcttattataatttcaaaatttaataccTTTCCTTCATATCAATAATTAATCAGCTGATTGTTTGTCTGCCAATCACATGCAATCAAATAGTGTGACCTTACCTATTTAACCATTAAGTAACgactcaaaaatataccaacattaCCGCTATTTTGCAGGTGCTGGATATAGCCTTAAAATGGCCAAATGATATTATTGCAAATGGCAATAACAAGATTGGCGGACTTGTCGTCAATACCACTTTATTGGGTTCGCTAGCAATAGTGAACATTGGCTGTGGCATTAATCTAAACAATTCAAAGCCAACGGTTTGCATAAACGATATGATAAGGGACTATAATGTGCGAATGCCTGAAGTGAAATTACCATTGCTTAAGTACGAACAATTTATTGCCTTGGTCttcaatgaaattgaaagaCTTTTGGCTGATGTACAAAACGGCAATTTCAAATCGTTTTACGAACTGTACTATGAACTTTGGCTGCATAGGTAAATTTAATTGACTAAACCAAAACAGATTTACaatgtttatttctttattttaaagccAACAGAGCATTAAGATATGCCTTCAAAATGATCAAGAAAAAGAAGCCACCGTTGTTGGAATTGACGATTATGGGTTCTTAAAAGTGAGACTAGCAAATGGAGCGATCGAGACTGTTCAACCTGACGGAAATAGTTTTGATATGATGCAAGGATTAATAGTACCTAAATTTACttagataaatttaaagaaatcaaTTCATATATTACGAACTAATTTATTCTCCtctatttttatgtaaaacaAACATAATCGAATTAATAacagtttgtatttttaggCGCATTTAGATACACTTATTATCAATTATCTAAATATACATGTAAAACGTAAcctatttacaaaaatatttcactttaagTGAATGTTGAGCGAAAAttcagaatttaaaatttaaatttatttcgatCATTTAACACACTGCCAATATTAAGTGTTTTTCTAAATGTTTAACTACTATATGTGAAATGTATTTCGGAATAACATAATCCTATCCATTGTTTACAAAGTTTATTACACATATTTGGAgtataaaaaacttaaaagcGTTCCCCAAATTAACAACCAAGTAACCAAATAGCTTCCCTTATAATTATATGTGTttacaaaaacgaaaaatttaataaaaatcaaacaagCCAAAGcgattttagtattttggttgCCAGAGAATTTAgaattatttggtattttgggAGCAGCGGTCACACTGCTTTTTGCATAGAGTGGCCATTCTTGGAAACTTTTTATATGAAAACTTTTTACTTGCCGTGCGAACAAAACTATCTaaagagacagacagcaaGGTTTTATATAAGCACTCGGAGCAGAAAACAGCAAAGGTATGGCGCAACGTAATCATCGCATTGATCGCTTTGCGCAAATGAGCAAACAGGAGGAGATAATTGCCAAGAAGCGACAAGAGATACTCGAAAAACAGAGGACAGCGCAGCTGGCGAAAGCCGTCGCCGCTGCCCAATCTTTGGCAGCTCAAATGAAAACGATGGAAACGCTGCTACCAGTGACAacgcctgctgctgctatcgAACAGGATGAGCACGATGAGGAGCACGAAAAAGAGCCAGAAGAGGTGCTAACAACACCACAGTGCGCTGGGACTGCTGAGGACGAAGCAGGCGATGCTCTGGAAACGGAGAATGGCGATCAAACGGGCGTTGGAGTTGGAAAGGGAAGAACAGGTGACGACTTAACGCCTAAGACATTAAACAGTTTCACCGGAAAGACGGGTAAAATCACATTTAGCCttaagcggcagcagctgccacaaccCAATGTCGAGCAGCCTCCGCCCAAGGTGAAGAATACGTTTTGTAACGATGGTTCCTTTCTGGAGAACTTTAAAAAGATACTGGAAAAACACGAACAGCCCAAGCCAGCTCCACCCATTATAGTGGTGCCTACTAGGTAAGCGATTTCCATATGTACGCCAACCAACTTAAAAATCTCGACTCACATACATTTATTCCCTGCAGCAGTGAAGAAAACAATGCCATTGACTCGCCAAGTGGCGAGAACAACAGTCCACAGCAGCCAATTGAGCAGGTTGTCAGCACAATAGCAACGAGTGCAGCGGCTGCGGTCATCGCCACCTCCATGGCTGGCAGCATGACTGTCGCGAATACAGCACCCAATCCTCTGGCATTTAGTTTGCCTGGcccaccgccaccaccaccgccgTTTGCGTTTAATCCTACACTACTGGCACAGGGACCACCACAAATGCCAATGCCAGCTTTCTTCCAcggtcatcatcatcatccacatcACTTACTGCATCCGGCTGCagtgccaccgccgccgccgcctccaccGCCACAGTTGCCTATTGCGTTGGCAAACTTAACGCCCATCTATATGCAATTGGGACCAACACAATTGCCGCCCGAGGCGGCGGCAATGCATCAATTGAATGCGATACCGCAACCAAAAGAATTCGATTTGAATGCAATACCAAAGCCACAGATTAATCTGGAGGCCATCCAAATACCGAATGTCACACCGAACGAACAGTTGGGATTGCTGCCCGAGCTGGTAACGGTAAATCCACCGCCACCTCCACCGCCTCCCACGCAACCCGAGgagctgccacagcagcaacagtcgcaacaacaacaacaaccacaactgACAACACCGCCACAAGGTGTGTAATAATTTCACATTCAATGTTTTTcgtgttctgttctgttttt
It encodes:
- the LOC117576714 gene encoding kinase suppressor of Ras 2, which translates into the protein MSSSAAAAQLTASSVSSSSSNNNSTTTTSESNLIIIQDMIELSANHLEGLRTQCSTTATLTQQEIRCLESKLVRYFSELLLTKTRLNERIPANGLLPHHQATGSSELRQWLRVVGLSPESLASCLSRLTTLEETLQLSDEELKQLLANNPSHQLDEEMRRLTKALHNLRKCMETIESSPSGNVDPEQWHWDSWDRPHAAPTHHMHHRGSIGNIGLGGALSTSSPRAHHRQHPHSNLKAAKVTQQQQQQQQQQPLTGSQLTLTLTPSPPNSPFTPSHASGTASASGTPQRTRSSATSAGATAASTNVGTPPPAKKHQTLLMQHTTSSASDSSSIVGGSSSGAEQPPRPPRNRLPTDPSPDSHSSTSSTDIYVDSVNSSSNVLLVPPSPGVAHVGMGHTIKHRFSKWFCFMATCKLCQKQMLSHGLRCIDCKYICHKSCAPHVPPSCGLPPEYVHEFRQTQVGGRWDATQLGVAGNSKASPVLRKNTLGKPQQLQQHQLQQHGDSSSPSSSCTSSTPSSPALFQQQQQQQHQQLLVSTPTGCHPKPLPALPTQQQHPQQQQQPHSQFNFPNVTITSSNACNSNASNASQTLISNETTAVGVVVASESLTNGNNNTNSAHNANSNSSNHSGSNSSNSHSHGHGNSNNNSNSNSNSCSNNSSSSNNGHIHSLTGSQVSTHSTVSQVSNVSSSGSVTYTGSLVNSGSFFPRKLSNAGVDKRIPFTSEYSDTHKSNDSDKTVSLSGSASTDSDRTPVRLDSTEDGDSGQWRQNSISLKEWDIPYGDLHLLERIGQGRFGTVHRALWHGDVAVKLLNEDYLQDEHMLDSFRNEVTNFKKTRHENLVLFMGACMNPPHLAIVTSLCKGNTLYTYIHQRREKFAMNRTLLIAQQIAQGMGYLHARDIIHKDLRTKNIFIENGKVIITDFGLFSSTKLLYCDMGLGVPQNWLCYLAPELIRALQPSKPRGECLEFTCYSDVFSFGTVWYELICGEFTFKDQPAESVIWQVGRGMKQSLANLQSGRDVKDLLMLCWAYDKEQRPDFARLLSMLEHLPKKRLARSPSHPVNLSRSAESVF
- the LOC117575868 gene encoding uncharacterized protein LOC117575868 isoform X6, whose translation is MAQRNHRIDRFAQMSKQEEIIAKKRQEILEKQRTAQLAKAVAAAQSLAAQMKTMETLLPVTTPAAAIEQDEHDEEHEKEPEEVLTTPQCAGTAEDEAGDALETENGDQTGVGVGKGRTGDDLTPKTLNSFTGKTGKITFSLKRQQLPQPNVEQPPPKVKNTFCNDGSFLENFKKILEKHEQPKPAPPIIVVPTSEENNAIDSPSGENNSPQQPIEQVVSTIATSAAAAVIATSMAGSMTVANTAPNPLAFSLPGPPPPPPPFAFNPTLLAQGPPQMPMPAFFHGHHHHPHHLLHPAAVPPPPPPPPPQLPIALANLTPIYMQLGPTQLPPEAAAMHQLNAIPQPKEFDLNAIPKPQINLEAIQIPNVTPNEQLGLLPELVTVNPPPPPPPPTQPEELPQQQQSQQQQQPQLTTPPQGFFMIRAANSIEAIAHNSSIMDASGQSDNASSS
- the LOC117575868 gene encoding uncharacterized protein LOC117575868 isoform X5, producing MAQRNHRIDRFAQMSKQEEIIAKKRQEILEKQRTAQLAKAVAAAQSLAAQMKTMETLLPVTTPAAAIEQDEHDEEHEKEPEEVLTTPQCAGTAEDEAGDALETENGDQTGVGVGKGRTGDDLTPKTLNSFTGKTGKITFSLKRQQLPQPNVEQPPPKVKNTFCNDGSFLENFKKILEKHEQPKPAPPIIVVPTSSEENNAIDSPSGENNSPQQPIEQVVSTIATSAAAAVIATSMAGSMTVANTAPNPLAFSLPGPPPPPPPFAFNPTLLAQGPPQMPMPAFFHGHHHHPHHLLHPAAVPPPPPPPPPQLPIALANLTPIYMQLGPTQLPPEAAAMHQLNAIPQPKEFDLNAIPKPQINLEAIQIPNVTPNEQLGLLPELVTVNPPPPPPPPTQPEELPQQQQSQQQQQPQLTTPPQGFFMIRAANSIEAIAHNSSIMDASGQSDNASSS